In a genomic window of [Empedobacter] haloabium:
- a CDS encoding MFS transporter, with protein sequence MATTTFDGTHPPGQPDYQPSPTSGGARNINARDGEIHPGEIAVGVVIGRASEYFDFFVYAIASVLVFPSLFFPFDDRLNATLYSFVIFSFAFIARPFGTLLFMWVQRRYSREGKLTGALFLLGTATVGMAFLPTYAEAGNTGIVLLAFFRICQGIAQGGSWDGLPSLLALNAPQNKRGWYAMLGQLGAPVGFIVAAGIFAYMVANLSALDFLDWGWRFPFFVAFAINVVALFARLRLVSTPEYSRLLDERELEPVGLSELSHTQGRNIIIGALAALASYALFHLVTVFPLSWVQLYSTRSLDGFLVLQMWGAALAIVGTVASGLIADRFGRRTTLGTLAALIAVFSGFVPTLMQGGEMGQNIFILVGFALLGLSYGQAAGAVTANFAPRHRYTGAALTSDLSWLVGAAFAPLVALGLSAHFGLGYVSLYLLSGAVGSLAALSVNRALEIRD encoded by the coding sequence ATGGCAACGACTACTTTTGACGGCACCCACCCTCCAGGCCAACCGGATTATCAGCCAAGTCCGACCAGTGGCGGCGCACGCAACATTAATGCTAGGGACGGCGAGATCCATCCCGGCGAAATCGCCGTCGGCGTCGTGATCGGGCGCGCTTCCGAGTACTTCGACTTCTTCGTCTACGCGATCGCCTCGGTGCTCGTGTTCCCCTCGCTGTTCTTCCCGTTCGACGACCGGCTCAACGCCACGTTGTATTCTTTCGTCATCTTCTCGTTCGCCTTCATCGCCCGCCCCTTCGGCACCCTGCTGTTCATGTGGGTGCAGCGGCGTTATTCGCGCGAAGGCAAGCTGACCGGAGCCCTGTTCCTGCTCGGCACGGCCACCGTGGGCATGGCCTTCCTGCCCACTTATGCCGAAGCCGGCAATACCGGCATCGTGCTGCTGGCCTTCTTCCGCATCTGCCAGGGCATCGCCCAGGGCGGCTCGTGGGATGGCCTGCCGTCGCTGCTGGCCCTGAACGCGCCGCAGAACAAGCGCGGCTGGTATGCCATGCTGGGCCAGCTGGGCGCACCGGTCGGCTTCATCGTCGCCGCCGGTATCTTCGCCTACATGGTGGCCAACCTGTCGGCGCTCGACTTCCTCGACTGGGGCTGGCGCTTCCCGTTCTTCGTGGCCTTCGCCATCAACGTGGTCGCGCTGTTTGCCCGCCTGCGCCTGGTCTCCACGCCTGAATACTCGCGGCTGCTGGACGAACGCGAGCTGGAGCCGGTCGGCCTGTCCGAGCTGTCCCACACGCAAGGCCGCAACATCATCATCGGCGCGCTGGCCGCGCTGGCCAGCTATGCGCTGTTCCACCTGGTCACCGTGTTCCCGCTGTCGTGGGTGCAGCTGTACTCGACCCGCTCGCTGGACGGCTTCCTGGTGCTGCAGATGTGGGGCGCGGCGCTGGCGATCGTCGGCACCGTCGCTTCCGGCCTGATCGCCGACCGCTTCGGCCGCCGCACCACGCTGGGCACGCTGGCCGCGCTGATCGCCGTGTTCTCCGGCTTCGTGCCGACCTTGATGCAGGGCGGCGAGATGGGCCAGAACATCTTCATCCTGGTCGGCTTTGCCCTGCTGGGCCTGTCGTACGGCCAGGCGGCCGGCGCCGTGACGGCCAACTTCGCGCCGCGTCACCGCTACACGGGCGCGGCGCTGACGTCCGACCTGTCCTGGCTGGTCGGCGCCGCGTTCGCCCCGCTGGTGGCACTGGGCCTGTCGGCGCACTTCGGCCTGGGTTATGTCAGCCTGTACCTGCTGTCGGGCGCGGTCGGCTCGCTGGCGGCTTTGTCGGTGAACCGGGCGCTGGAAATCCGCGATTGA
- a CDS encoding EAL domain-containing protein yields the protein MKGQYRAAANRRKGLPVYGRSPHAAAARILTRFGDLFQDHPQPMWIYDVDTLRFLRVNAAACRHYGYTTDEFLHMTIRDIRPRDEHARLDADLATTAGEQKMPQSSGVWTHLKRDGTPIAVRISSHAVTYLGHRARLVFALDVTAQQATERALYRSEQLYRSLIDTMPHQVYWKDLDLHYVGCNRVFAEAAGLDDPQEVVGKSDENLIWRRQAQRMAAEDRIVVDTGHPLLDREDTLTGPDGKQRRYLVNKLPLYGPEGAIIGMLGTLEDITSRRKAEETLRLQSRALDASVNAIVITRQVNRQDVIVYANPAFARISGYELADVVGQDCRFLQADDRDQEGLYLLRDALQTNREATVVLRNYRKDGTLFWNQLHIAPVLDSGGKVTHWVGVINDITDTMRYQQDLEHQSTHDALTGLPNRNLFRDRLDQAISYAARYRNQLWVVVLDLDNFKLINDTLGHAVGDSLLQTVGERLRAALRDSDTVARLGGDEFILLLLDQPGGGLSQRTVQTILEAVSAPMRLGAHDLALTCSMGVAVYPRDGETGSSLFKHADIALYRAKDGGRNQLQFYTEEMNDRVTERTLIEGHLRHALVRNEFLLYFQPRVDCVSGRVVGLEALLRWQHPELGLVSPVRFVSVAEETGRIVEIGEWVLKTACLQAVAWQQAGLAPVPVAVNVSARQFRHAAFVQEVKDALEVSGLEPRYLELELTESVMMHNVDVVIAAMSQLKEMGICLSIDDFGTGYSSLNYLRRFPIDYLKIDQSFVRDMLDDPPGAAIVRSIIALGHSLAFRIIAEGVETPEQLAYLKEEGCDEIQGFLCSRPVPEREAAVLLGSGR from the coding sequence ATGAAAGGCCAGTATCGTGCCGCAGCGAATCGAAGGAAGGGCCTGCCCGTGTACGGCCGCAGTCCGCATGCCGCCGCGGCGCGCATCCTGACGCGCTTCGGCGACCTGTTCCAGGACCATCCGCAGCCGATGTGGATCTACGACGTCGACACGCTGCGCTTCCTGCGCGTCAATGCCGCCGCTTGCCGCCATTATGGCTACACGACGGATGAGTTCCTGCACATGACGATCCGCGACATCCGCCCGCGCGACGAGCACGCGCGCCTGGACGCGGACCTGGCGACCACGGCCGGCGAGCAGAAGATGCCGCAGTCGTCCGGCGTGTGGACCCACCTGAAGCGCGACGGCACGCCGATCGCGGTGCGCATCTCGTCCCACGCGGTGACCTACCTGGGGCACCGGGCCCGCCTGGTGTTCGCGCTGGACGTGACGGCGCAGCAGGCCACCGAGCGGGCCCTGTACCGCTCGGAGCAGCTGTACCGCAGCCTGATCGACACGATGCCGCACCAGGTGTACTGGAAGGACCTCGACTTGCATTACGTCGGTTGCAACCGGGTATTCGCCGAAGCGGCCGGGCTGGACGATCCGCAGGAAGTGGTGGGCAAGAGCGACGAGAACCTGATCTGGCGCCGCCAGGCCCAGCGCATGGCGGCCGAGGACCGCATCGTCGTCGACACCGGCCACCCGCTGCTGGACAGGGAAGACACGCTGACGGGGCCGGACGGCAAACAGCGCCGCTACCTCGTCAACAAGCTGCCCCTGTACGGTCCGGAAGGCGCCATCATCGGCATGCTGGGCACGCTGGAGGACATCACGTCGCGCCGCAAGGCCGAGGAGACGCTGCGCCTGCAGAGCCGGGCGCTGGACGCCAGCGTCAACGCCATCGTCATCACGCGCCAGGTCAACCGGCAGGATGTGATCGTCTACGCCAATCCCGCCTTCGCCCGCATTTCCGGCTACGAGCTGGCCGACGTGGTGGGCCAGGACTGCCGCTTCCTGCAGGCCGACGACCGCGATCAGGAAGGCCTGTACCTGCTGCGCGACGCGCTGCAGACCAACCGCGAGGCCACCGTGGTGCTGCGCAACTACCGCAAGGATGGCACGCTGTTCTGGAACCAGCTGCACATCGCGCCCGTGCTGGACAGCGGCGGCAAGGTGACGCATTGGGTCGGCGTCATCAACGACATCACCGACACGATGCGCTACCAGCAGGACCTGGAGCACCAGTCCACCCACGACGCATTGACGGGCCTGCCCAACCGCAACCTGTTCCGCGACCGCCTCGACCAGGCCATCAGCTACGCGGCGCGCTACCGCAACCAGCTGTGGGTGGTGGTGCTGGACCTGGACAACTTCAAGCTGATCAACGATACCCTGGGCCACGCGGTCGGCGACAGCCTGCTGCAGACGGTGGGCGAACGCCTGCGCGCGGCCCTGCGCGACTCGGACACGGTGGCGCGCCTGGGCGGCGACGAATTCATCCTACTGCTGCTGGACCAGCCCGGTGGCGGCCTGTCGCAACGCACCGTGCAGACGATCCTGGAGGCCGTCAGCGCGCCGATGCGCCTCGGCGCGCACGACCTGGCCCTCACCTGCAGCATGGGCGTGGCGGTCTATCCGCGCGACGGCGAAACGGGTTCCTCGCTGTTCAAGCATGCCGACATCGCGCTGTACCGGGCGAAAGACGGCGGCCGCAACCAGTTGCAGTTCTATACGGAAGAGATGAACGACCGCGTGACCGAGCGCACGCTGATCGAAGGTCACCTGCGCCATGCACTGGTGCGCAACGAGTTCCTGCTGTATTTCCAGCCGCGGGTGGATTGCGTCAGCGGCCGTGTGGTGGGGCTGGAGGCGCTACTGCGCTGGCAGCATCCCGAACTGGGGCTGGTGTCGCCGGTGCGCTTCGTCAGCGTGGCCGAGGAAACCGGGCGCATCGTCGAGATCGGCGAATGGGTGCTCAAGACCGCGTGCCTGCAGGCGGTGGCGTGGCAGCAGGCCGGGCTGGCGCCGGTGCCGGTGGCCGTCAACGTCTCGGCGCGCCAGTTCCGCCACGCCGCCTTCGTGCAGGAAGTGAAGGACGCGCTGGAAGTGAGCGGCCTGGAGCCGCGCTACCTGGAGCTGGAGCTGACGGAAAGCGTCATGATGCACAACGTGGACGTCGTCATCGCCGCGATGAGCCAGCTGAAGGAGATGGGCATCTGCCTGTCGATCGACGACTTCGGCACGGGCTATTCGAGCCTGAACTACCTGCGCCGCTTCCCGATCGACTACCTGAAGATCGACCAGAGTTTCGTGCGCGACATGCTGGACGATCCCCCCGGGGCGGCGATCGTGCGCTCGATCATCGCGCTGGGCCACAGCCTGGCGTTCCGCATCATCGCCGAGGGAGTGGAAACGCCCGAGCAGCTGGCCTACCTGAAGGAGGAGGGCTGCGACGAGATCCAGGGCTTCCTGTGCAGCCGGCCGGTGCCGGAGCGGGAGGCGGCTGTCCTGCTGGGCAGCGGACGCTGA